The following coding sequences lie in one Nocardioides sambongensis genomic window:
- the narJ gene encoding nitrate reductase molybdenum cofactor assembly chaperone yields MSRRRSARSTGAGGIGGETTRVVHQVAAWCLGYPDPDLLARLPVLHHALTEQPASPAVQALLGFVDHLAGSAPERLVRDYVEVFDMSSKQALYLSYWTDGDTRRRGETLAAFKQRYRAAGMLVDTHGELPDYLPMVLEYAALADPRDGRELLQDYRASLELIRIALVERSSPYAAVLSAVCATLPGASPQDRASAMALARTGPPSETVGLEPLPYPTLRPAEVR; encoded by the coding sequence CGGTCCACCGGGGCCGGCGGGATCGGCGGGGAGACGACGCGGGTGGTGCACCAGGTGGCCGCCTGGTGCCTCGGCTACCCGGACCCCGACCTGCTCGCGCGCCTGCCGGTGCTGCACCACGCGCTCACCGAGCAGCCCGCCTCCCCTGCCGTGCAGGCGCTGCTCGGGTTCGTCGACCACCTGGCGGGCAGCGCACCGGAACGGCTGGTCCGCGACTACGTGGAGGTCTTCGACATGAGCAGCAAGCAGGCCCTCTACCTCTCCTACTGGACCGACGGCGACACCCGACGCCGCGGCGAGACGCTGGCCGCATTCAAGCAGCGGTACCGCGCGGCGGGCATGCTGGTCGACACCCACGGCGAGCTGCCCGACTACCTCCCGATGGTGCTGGAGTACGCCGCACTCGCCGATCCCCGGGACGGACGGGAGCTGCTGCAGGACTACCGGGCCAGTCTCGAGCTGATCCGGATCGCGCTGGTCGAGCGCTCGTCGCCGTACGCCGCCGTGCTGTCCGCCGTCTGCGCCACCCTCCCCGGGGCATCGCCGCAGGACCGCGCCAGTGCGATGGCCCTGGCCCGGACCGGGCCGCCCAGCGAGACCGTCGGGCTGGAGCCGCTCCCCTACCCGACGCTGCGGCCGGCGGAGGTGCGCTGA